The following proteins are encoded in a genomic region of Magnolia sinica isolate HGM2019 chromosome 1, MsV1, whole genome shotgun sequence:
- the LOC131240500 gene encoding N6-adenosine-methyltransferase non-catalytic subunit MTB isoform X1, translating into MDAPEPSRSYMKRDLEESLEPKADRIEDEDDWEGVDKRKHRSSKSKKHNSVDETEEWDSGGKRKSSGDRNDGKKKSGGSSRAGSGDEEDYDTRKELRVKLAKKNHDEKSERKSSSGYTDRELESSRKSGRDVVESKGYDHTDENERGSSRKASIKPSSHETPQSKARSKVDNPHERDLEKAQDRDFRYSERKESGREKGHGTREQERNPRRRWDEPDSVRKVDDSSYLDKGDSRSGKTSDHKHGSSRERTTDVRIESGESKSRPVDLNMDKNLRSSSREEKRADGERNKSRGRSEAREEDGRAVTITCEERSDGVRDDKQRRVREKLGGSGEDVEPVTNRMSSRVHEEKNEKHRQQHSSRDGAESRERSVNTDEDRHARLRDRSGRELRRTNRSRSPERSARRCQESDEFDRGFSESDNERSISHKGKEREKESYRDDRSKGRDRCWNDRNRDREGSRDNWKKGHQSRRDKETKDGDGDFDYDKEWDSQRRERERMDPDKLHGRHEYRKDRGRTEGAKTPSSFGATNDKSDTIEIRPKSLDYGREESGSTFAVRSTEMAVHQNFPMGTSDEEWGYLPEDRVRKADIYGPGDELQERYPEDDSDQTMGMSLDRNNFDMQGAKGRVPKGAMNSNRIGAGQTSSNGSQPPFGNNLGLGSSNRAVPQGSKGGSRLGRGGRGRLPGRDGQRAGIPLPMMGPPFGHLSLPAGPMQPIGPNMSPAPGPPIGPGVFIPSFAAPIVWPGARGVDMNMLGVPPGLSLPPPGPSGPRFVPNMGTGPNPAMYFNQPGPGRGISPNMSAPGFTSMGPAGRGMPHDKTPMGWGPPRINGPPGKAPSRGEQNDYSQNFVDTGMRPQNFIRELELTSVVEDYPKLRELIQKKDEIVAKSASPPMYYKCDLREHVLSPEFFSTKFDVILVDPPWEEYVHRAPGVADHMEYWTFEEIQNLKIEAIADTPSFIFLWVGDGMGLEQGRQCLKKWGFRRCEDICWVKTNKSSATPGLRHDSHTLFQHSKEHCLMGIKGTVRRSTDGHIIHANIDTDIVIAEEPPYGSTRKPEDLYRIIEHFSLGRRRLELFGEDHNIRSGWLTVGKGLSSSNFNAEAYVRNFSDKEGKVWQGGGGRNPPPDAPHLVLTTPEIESLRPKSPPQKNQQQQSTSLSLMTANSSNKRPTINSPQNPTGASPHGLNQEASSSNPPTPVPWASPLGGSKGPEVGNMGSDDRLLDGYGANASCAQASGDHLDFEAQRAVNLL; encoded by the exons ATGGATGCACCCGAACCCAGTCGGAGTTACATGAAACGGGATCTTGAGGAGAGTTTGGAACCGAAGGCTGACAGGATTGAAGACGAGGATGACTGGGAGGGTGTTGATAAGAGGAAGCACCGTTCAAGCAAGTCCAAAAAGCATAACAGTGTAGACGAAACAGAAGAATGGGATAGTGGTGGAAAGAGGAAGAGTTCCGGGGACAGAAATGATGGTAAAAAGAAGTCAGGTGGCTCCAGCAGAGCAGGCAGCGGTGATGAGGAAGATTATGACACAAGAAAGGAATTGCGTGTTAAGCTGGCGAAGAAAAATCATGATGAGAAAAGTGAGAGGAAATCAAGTAGTGGGTATACAGATAGGGAGTTAGAAAGCAGCAGAAAGAGTGGCAGAGATGTTGTAGAGAGTAAAGGGTATGATCACACTGATGAAAATGAGAGGGGCTCATCAAGGAAAGCAAGCATAAAGCCTTCTTCACATGAAACTCCTCAGAGCAAAGCAAGAAGCAAGGTTGACAATCCCCATGAACGCGACCTTGAAAAGGCACAGGATAGAGATTTCAGGTATTCAGAAAGGAAGGAGAGTGGCAGAGAGAAAGGTCATGGAACCCGTGAGCAGGAAAGAAATCCACGGAGAAGATGGGATGAGCCGGACTCTGTCAGAAAGGTGGATGATAGTAGCTATTTAGATAAGGGTGATTCAAGGAGTGGAAAGACTTCTGATCATAAGCATGGGTCTTCCAGGGAGAGAACAACCGATGTGAGAATCGAATCTGGCGAGAGCAAAAGCAGGCCTGTGGATCTAAACATGGACAAAAATCTCAGATCCAGCAGCAGGGAAGAGAAAAGGGCTGATGGAGAGAGGAATAAGAGCAGAGGCAGGTCGGAGGCTCGAGAAGAAGATGGTAGAGCAGTTACCATCACTTGTGAGGAGAGATCAGATGGTGTTAGAGATGATAAACAGAGGAGAGTCAGAGAGAAATTGGGTGGGTCAGGGGAGGATGTTGAACCTGTCACCAATAGGATGAGCTCTAGAGTCCACGAGGAGAAAAATGAGAAGCATCGACAACAACACAGCAGCCGTGATGGTGCAGAAAGTAGGGAGAGGTCTGTTAATACAGATGAAGATAGGCATGCACGTCTGAGGGATAGAAGTGGGAGAGAATTAAGACGCACTAACAGGTCTCGAAGCCCTGAGAGAAGTGCCAGACGTTGCCAAGAGTCAGATGAATTTGATCGGGGGTTCTCTGAATCTGACAATGAACGAAGCATTAGCCACAAGGGGAAGGAGAGGGAAAAGGAATCTTACAGAGATGATAGATCCAAAGGCAGAGATAGATGCTGGAATGACAGGAATAGGGATCGGGAAGGTTCTAGAGATAATTGGAAGAAAGGACATCAAAGCAGGCGTGACAAAGAGACGAAAGATGGGGATGGTGATTTTGACTACGACAAGGAATGGGACTCACAAAGGCGTGAGCGGGAGAGGATGGACCCTGACAAGCTTCATGGTCGGCATGAGTATAGGAAAGATAGAGGCAGGACTGAAGGTGCCAAAACGCCATCAAGTTTTGGAGCTACAAATGATAAATCTGATACAATAGAGATCAGACCGAAGTCGCTTGATTATGGAAGAGAAGAATCTGGATCCACGTTTGCTGTTAGGAGCACCGAAATGGCAGTGCACCAGAATTTTCCGATGGGCACAAGTGATGAGGAATGGGGATATTTGCCTGAGGACAGGGTGAGAAAGGCAGATATCTATGGCCCTGGTGATGAGCTGCAGGAAAGATATCCGGAAGATGATTCAGATCAAACTATGGGAATGAGTTTAGATAGAAATAATTTTGACATGCAGGGTGCAAAAGGCAGAGTGCCTAAAGGGGCAATGAATTCTAATCGTATTGGTGCAGGCCAGACTTCTAGTAATGGTTCACAGCCTCCGTTTGGAAATAACCTGGGACTGGGGTCTTCCAATAGAGCTGTTCCTCAAGGATCTAAAGGGGGTAGTAGGCTTGggagaggaggaagaggaaggcTTCCAGGGAGGGATGGACAGCGGGCTGGAATCCCACTTCCTATGATGGGACCTCCCTTTGGTCATCTTAGCTTGCCAGCAGGACCCATGCAGCCAATCGGCCCAAATATGTCCCCAGCTCCAGGTCCACCCATTGGCCCTGGTGTTTTCATTCCGTCATTTGCAGCTCCAATTGTTTGGCCAGGAGCTCGAGGTGTTGATATGAATATGTTAGGTGTCCCACCTGGTCTTTCTCTTCCTCCACCTGGGCCGTCAGGACCTAGATTTGTGCCTAACATGGGAACTGGACCAAACCCTGCAATGTATTTCAATCAACCAGGCCCTGGAAGAGGAATTTCTCCCAACATGTCTGCTCCTGGTTTTACATCCATGGGACCAGCAGGACGCGGGATGCCACATGATAAAACTCCCATGGGTTGGGGCCCTCCTAGAATTAATGGCCCCCCTGGTAAAGCTCCTTCGAGAGGAGAGCAAAATGACTACTCTCAAAATTTTGTTGACACTGGTATGCGGCCTCAGAATTTCATCAGGGAGCTGGAGCTCACTAGTGTTGTGGAGGACTACCCAAAGCTGAGGGAACTTATCCAGAAGAAAGATGAGATTGTGGCTAAATCTGCGTCCCCACCCATGTATTACAAGTGTGATCTCCGTGAGCATGTGCTGTCCCCTGAGTTCTTTAGCACCAAGTTTGATGTCATTCTCGTCGATCCTCCTTGGGAGGAATATGTTCATCGGGCTCCTGGTGTTGCTGATCATATGGAGTACTGGACATTTGAAGAAATACAAAATCTTAAGATTGAG GCAATTGCCGACACTCCTTCATTTATCTTCCTTTGGGTTGGTGATGGTATGGGTCTTGAGCAGGGCCGCCAGTGTCTAAAGAAG TGGGGCTTTCGGAGGTGCGAGGATATATGTTGGGTGAAGACTAACAAATCAAGTGCAACTCCAGGCTTGCGTCATGATTCTCACACTTTGTTTCAGCACTCAAAG GAACACTGCTTGATGGGCATAAAAGGAACTGTTCGACGTAGCACTGATGGTCATATCATCCATGCAAACATTGACACAGATATAGTTATTGCCGAAGAACCTCCCTATG GTTCAACCAGGAAGCCTGAAGATCTGTATCGCATAATCGAGCATTTCTCCCTTGGGCGGAGGAGGCTTGAGCTGTTTGGTGAGGACCATAACATCCGTTCTGGTTGGCTAACTGTCGGAAAAGGGTTATCGTCGTCTAATTTCAATGCTGAG GCATATGTGAGGAATTTTTCTGACAAGGAAGGGAAGGTTTGGCAGGGAGGCGGTGGCCGGAACCCGCCACCAGATGCGCCCCATCTTGTGTTGACAACTCCCGAGATCGAGAGCCTCCGACCCAAGTCACCCCCGCAGAAGAACCAGCAGCAGCAATCCACATCCCTCTCCCTAATGACAGCTAACTCCAGCAACAAGAGGCCCACTATAAACTCCCCGCAGAACCCGACGGGTGCATCCCCTCACGGTTTGAACCAAGAGGCATCCAGTTCAAACCCTCCAACTCCTGTTCCATGGGCTTCCCCGTTGGGCGGTTCGAAGGGACCAGAGGTGGGAAACATGGGTTCGGATGATAGGCTTTTGGATGGGTATGGAGCCAATGCTTCTTGTGCACAAGCAAGCGGGGACCATTTGGATTTTGAGGCGCAGAGGGCCGTCAATTTGCTGTAA
- the LOC131240500 gene encoding N6-adenosine-methyltransferase non-catalytic subunit MTB isoform X2, with product MDAPEPSRSYMKRDLEESLEPKADRIEDEDDWEGVDKRKHRSSKSKKHNSVDETEEWDSGGKRKSSGDRNDGKKKSGGSSRAGSGDEEDYDTRKELRVKLAKKNHDEKSERKSSSGYTDRELESSRKSGRDVVESKGYDHTDENERGSSRKASIKPSSHETPQSKARSKVDNPHERDLEKAQDRDFRYSERKESGREKGHGTREQERNPRRRWDEPDSVRKVDDSSYLDKGDSRSGKTSDHKHGSSRERTTDVRIESGESKSRPVDLNMDKNLRSSSREEKRADGERNKSRGRSEAREEDGRAVTITCEERSDGVRDDKQRRVREKLGGSGEDVEPVTNRMSSRVHEEKNEKHRQQHSSRDGAESRERSVNTDEDRHARLRDRSGRELRRTNRSRSPERSARRCQESDEFDRGFSESDNERSISHKGKEREKESYRDDRSKGRDRCWNDRNRDREGSRDNWKKGHQSRRDKETKDGDGDFDYDKEWDSQRRERERMDPDKLHGRHEYRKDRGRTEGAKTPSSFGATNDKSDTIEIRPKSLDYGREESGSTFAVRSTEMAVHQNFPMGTSDEEWGYLPEDRVRKADIYGPGDELQERYPEDDSDQTMGMSLDRNNFDMQGAKGRVPKGAMNSNRIGAGQTSSNGSQPPFGNNLGLGSSNRAVPQGSKGGSRLGRGGRGRLPGRDGQRAGIPLPMMGPPFGHLSLPAGPMQPIGPNMSPAPGPPIGPGVFIPSFAAPIVWPGARGVDMNMLGVPPGLSLPPPGPSGPRFVPNMGTGPNPAMYFNQPGPGRGISPNMSAPGFTSMGPAGRGMPHDKTPMGWGPPRINGPPGKAPSRGEQNDYSQNFVDTGMRPQNFIRELELTSVVEDYPKLRELIQKKDEIVAKSASPPMYYKCDLREHVLSPEFFSTKFDVILVDPPWEEYVHRAPGVADHMEYWTFEEIQNLKIEAIADTPSFIFLWVGDGMGLEQGRQCLKKWGFRRCEDICWVKTNKSSATPGLRHDSHTLFQHSKEHCLMGIKGTVRRSTDGHIIHANIDTDIVIAEEPPYGICEEFF from the exons ATGGATGCACCCGAACCCAGTCGGAGTTACATGAAACGGGATCTTGAGGAGAGTTTGGAACCGAAGGCTGACAGGATTGAAGACGAGGATGACTGGGAGGGTGTTGATAAGAGGAAGCACCGTTCAAGCAAGTCCAAAAAGCATAACAGTGTAGACGAAACAGAAGAATGGGATAGTGGTGGAAAGAGGAAGAGTTCCGGGGACAGAAATGATGGTAAAAAGAAGTCAGGTGGCTCCAGCAGAGCAGGCAGCGGTGATGAGGAAGATTATGACACAAGAAAGGAATTGCGTGTTAAGCTGGCGAAGAAAAATCATGATGAGAAAAGTGAGAGGAAATCAAGTAGTGGGTATACAGATAGGGAGTTAGAAAGCAGCAGAAAGAGTGGCAGAGATGTTGTAGAGAGTAAAGGGTATGATCACACTGATGAAAATGAGAGGGGCTCATCAAGGAAAGCAAGCATAAAGCCTTCTTCACATGAAACTCCTCAGAGCAAAGCAAGAAGCAAGGTTGACAATCCCCATGAACGCGACCTTGAAAAGGCACAGGATAGAGATTTCAGGTATTCAGAAAGGAAGGAGAGTGGCAGAGAGAAAGGTCATGGAACCCGTGAGCAGGAAAGAAATCCACGGAGAAGATGGGATGAGCCGGACTCTGTCAGAAAGGTGGATGATAGTAGCTATTTAGATAAGGGTGATTCAAGGAGTGGAAAGACTTCTGATCATAAGCATGGGTCTTCCAGGGAGAGAACAACCGATGTGAGAATCGAATCTGGCGAGAGCAAAAGCAGGCCTGTGGATCTAAACATGGACAAAAATCTCAGATCCAGCAGCAGGGAAGAGAAAAGGGCTGATGGAGAGAGGAATAAGAGCAGAGGCAGGTCGGAGGCTCGAGAAGAAGATGGTAGAGCAGTTACCATCACTTGTGAGGAGAGATCAGATGGTGTTAGAGATGATAAACAGAGGAGAGTCAGAGAGAAATTGGGTGGGTCAGGGGAGGATGTTGAACCTGTCACCAATAGGATGAGCTCTAGAGTCCACGAGGAGAAAAATGAGAAGCATCGACAACAACACAGCAGCCGTGATGGTGCAGAAAGTAGGGAGAGGTCTGTTAATACAGATGAAGATAGGCATGCACGTCTGAGGGATAGAAGTGGGAGAGAATTAAGACGCACTAACAGGTCTCGAAGCCCTGAGAGAAGTGCCAGACGTTGCCAAGAGTCAGATGAATTTGATCGGGGGTTCTCTGAATCTGACAATGAACGAAGCATTAGCCACAAGGGGAAGGAGAGGGAAAAGGAATCTTACAGAGATGATAGATCCAAAGGCAGAGATAGATGCTGGAATGACAGGAATAGGGATCGGGAAGGTTCTAGAGATAATTGGAAGAAAGGACATCAAAGCAGGCGTGACAAAGAGACGAAAGATGGGGATGGTGATTTTGACTACGACAAGGAATGGGACTCACAAAGGCGTGAGCGGGAGAGGATGGACCCTGACAAGCTTCATGGTCGGCATGAGTATAGGAAAGATAGAGGCAGGACTGAAGGTGCCAAAACGCCATCAAGTTTTGGAGCTACAAATGATAAATCTGATACAATAGAGATCAGACCGAAGTCGCTTGATTATGGAAGAGAAGAATCTGGATCCACGTTTGCTGTTAGGAGCACCGAAATGGCAGTGCACCAGAATTTTCCGATGGGCACAAGTGATGAGGAATGGGGATATTTGCCTGAGGACAGGGTGAGAAAGGCAGATATCTATGGCCCTGGTGATGAGCTGCAGGAAAGATATCCGGAAGATGATTCAGATCAAACTATGGGAATGAGTTTAGATAGAAATAATTTTGACATGCAGGGTGCAAAAGGCAGAGTGCCTAAAGGGGCAATGAATTCTAATCGTATTGGTGCAGGCCAGACTTCTAGTAATGGTTCACAGCCTCCGTTTGGAAATAACCTGGGACTGGGGTCTTCCAATAGAGCTGTTCCTCAAGGATCTAAAGGGGGTAGTAGGCTTGggagaggaggaagaggaaggcTTCCAGGGAGGGATGGACAGCGGGCTGGAATCCCACTTCCTATGATGGGACCTCCCTTTGGTCATCTTAGCTTGCCAGCAGGACCCATGCAGCCAATCGGCCCAAATATGTCCCCAGCTCCAGGTCCACCCATTGGCCCTGGTGTTTTCATTCCGTCATTTGCAGCTCCAATTGTTTGGCCAGGAGCTCGAGGTGTTGATATGAATATGTTAGGTGTCCCACCTGGTCTTTCTCTTCCTCCACCTGGGCCGTCAGGACCTAGATTTGTGCCTAACATGGGAACTGGACCAAACCCTGCAATGTATTTCAATCAACCAGGCCCTGGAAGAGGAATTTCTCCCAACATGTCTGCTCCTGGTTTTACATCCATGGGACCAGCAGGACGCGGGATGCCACATGATAAAACTCCCATGGGTTGGGGCCCTCCTAGAATTAATGGCCCCCCTGGTAAAGCTCCTTCGAGAGGAGAGCAAAATGACTACTCTCAAAATTTTGTTGACACTGGTATGCGGCCTCAGAATTTCATCAGGGAGCTGGAGCTCACTAGTGTTGTGGAGGACTACCCAAAGCTGAGGGAACTTATCCAGAAGAAAGATGAGATTGTGGCTAAATCTGCGTCCCCACCCATGTATTACAAGTGTGATCTCCGTGAGCATGTGCTGTCCCCTGAGTTCTTTAGCACCAAGTTTGATGTCATTCTCGTCGATCCTCCTTGGGAGGAATATGTTCATCGGGCTCCTGGTGTTGCTGATCATATGGAGTACTGGACATTTGAAGAAATACAAAATCTTAAGATTGAG GCAATTGCCGACACTCCTTCATTTATCTTCCTTTGGGTTGGTGATGGTATGGGTCTTGAGCAGGGCCGCCAGTGTCTAAAGAAG TGGGGCTTTCGGAGGTGCGAGGATATATGTTGGGTGAAGACTAACAAATCAAGTGCAACTCCAGGCTTGCGTCATGATTCTCACACTTTGTTTCAGCACTCAAAG GAACACTGCTTGATGGGCATAAAAGGAACTGTTCGACGTAGCACTGATGGTCATATCATCCATGCAAACATTGACACAGATATAGTTATTGCCGAAGAACCTCCCTATG GCATATGTGAGGAATTTTTCTGA
- the LOC131240517 gene encoding calmodulin-binding transcription activator 6-like has product MVNASDVVSVKQLGDAYFQPVGDQNIHPSLFETSNGKDFEMVTTGTDETLNLFDQNTLQTQDSFGMWMKYIVNESPGGLRDLPPVGPMSTDHASGSPATMEQSLPQEKVFSITDVSPAWASSKEETKVILIGHFHEGHTHLASSTLYCVFGDLCAPAEMVQVGVFRYMARPQTPGLVTFYLTLAGNKPISQVLSFEYWSISISNKNNGLDLSEADESKWEDLRIQI; this is encoded by the exons ATGGTTAATGCGAGTGATGTTGTTAGTGTTAAACAACTAGGCGATGCCTATTTTCAGCCAGTGGGAGATCAAAATATCCACCCATCCTTGTTCGAGACAAGTAATGGAAAAGATTTTGAAATGGTTACAACAGGAACTGATGAAACCTTGAATTTGTTTGACCAGAATACCTTACAGACTCAAGACAGCTTTGGAATGTGGATGAAGTACATTGTCAATGAATCCCCAGGTGGTTTGAGGGATCTGCCACCGGTGGGTCCGATGTCAACTGATCATGCATCAGGTTCACCTGCGACAATGGAACAGTCTTTGCCTCAAGAGAAAGTTTTCAGTATAACCGACGTCTCACCTGCGTGGGCTTCttcaaaggaagaaaccaag GTCATATTGATTGGGCATTTTCATGAAGGTCATACTCATCTTGCCAGTTCCACTTTATATTGCGTCTTTGGTGATCTATGCGCTCCTGCAGAAATGGTTCAAGTTGGGGTATTTCGTTACATGGCACGGCCACAAACACCTGGCTTGGTCACTTTTTACTTGACTTTGGCTGGGAACAAACCCATTAGCCAAGTTCTGAGTTTTGAGtattggtcaatttcaatcagtaaTAAGAATAATGGGCTGGATTTATCTGAAGCCGATGAGTCCAAGTGGGAAGATCTACGAATTCAGATATGA